In the genome of Sphingomonas alpina, the window GGCGCTTTCGGTGTCGACCGACCCGGCGGTGGCGATCAGTTTCAACAACACGCCGCTGTTACGCAACAGATTGTTCGAGCAGGAATATTTTGACGTCGAACGAGTCGAGGTGCTGCGCGGCCCGCAGGGCACGCTCTATGGTCGCAACGCGACTGGCGGCGTGGTCAACATGATCACCAACAAGCCGAAATTCGACACCTTCGAAGGCTCGTTGAAGGCCGAAGTGGGCAATTACGACACTCGCCGCATGAGCGGGATGATCAACGTGCCGCTGGGGGATACCATCGCGATCCGCGCGGCGGGAGCGCTGACCCAGCGCGACGGCTTCGACTATAACAGCGTGACCGACAAGCGGGTGAACGGCCGCGACCTGTGGTCGACCCGGGTCAGCGCAGGGTGGGAACCGAGCAGCAGCTTCAAGGCCAATTTCATCTGGGAACATTTCAACGAGAAGGACGATCGCTCGCGTACCGGCAAGCAGCTCTGCCATACCGACCCGGGGCCGAGCATGATCGGCGGGCGCGACATTTCCGCCGACCTTCTTACCCGCGGCATCCTCAGTCAAAGCTGCAAGCCCGGATCACTCTACGATGATGGCGCATTCGGCGTGCCCAAGGGGTTCAGCCTGCCCTATATCAACGCCGCCACGGCCATGCTGCAGTTCGGCTATCTCCCCGCGCCACCGGGCCAATTTCCCGATTCCACCAACCCGATCACGATGATCGACCCGACGCGCGATCCCTATGCCGGACTGACACAATCACGGAACCTGCGCGAGATCGCCACTGCCTATGACCCCACTTTTCGTGCCCGGAACGACGTGTACCAGCTCAATCTGGAGGTCGATGTCCAATCCGATCTCAGATTCTTTTCGCAAACCGCCTACAGCAAGGATTTCTACTACTCGACCCAGGATTATAATCGATTCAACTCAGGGCCAGTGTTCAGGAGCTCGTCGGGTCTCGTCGACTTCTTCAACAACCCGCTGCCCACAGGAGGGATCGCGCCGGGTGGAGTCTATAATGATCCCCAGCTCGGACCATCGCGCAGCATCCTGGCAGTCGACATGGTCAAGTCGCGCAGCTCGCAATGGTCGCAGGAATTTCGCCTGCAGTCTTCATTTGCCGGCCCGGTTAATTTCAGCGTCGGCGCCAATTATCTTCACTTCAAGATCGACGAAGACTATTATGTATTCAGCAATCTCTTTTCCGCATTGGCCCAGGGACTGTTCGGGAACGGTAATTATGGCGGGGTCGTACTGGATTGCACCAATCCCCCCAACCAGCCGGGCTGCGTCTATGTCGACCCCAACCCGCTGAACAAGATCAACGGCCAGGGGCATAATTATTTTCGCAGCCGCAATCTTTCCAAAACCCGCTCGCTCGCGGCGTTCGGCGAGCTCTACTGGCAAGCAACGGACGACCTGAAGCTCACCGCCGGTCTGCGCTACACCGACGACCGGAAGACATCGACCCCGATCAAGACCCAGTTGCTCCTCGCACCCGGTTTCGGCGGTAGCGGCGTTATCGGGATCGGCTTTCGCAATTCGCCCGATATCGTCCAGCACTGGGGTCGGGTCACGGGACGGCTTGTGCTCGACTGGCAACCCAAGCTCGCCTTCACCGACGAAACATTGGTCTACACCTCCTATTCACGAGGCTATAAGGGCGGCGGCGCCAATCCGCCGAGCATCGATGGCGATCCCACGGCACTTTCCTTCGCCCCTTTGCCTGAGACCTTCAAACCCGAAAGTGTCAACGCGTTCGAGATCGGGATGAAGAACACATTGGCGGGCGGCAAACTGACGCTCAATGCCAATGCCTTCTTCTACAATTACCGCAATTATCAGGTGTCACAGATCGTTGACCGGATCGCGCTCAACGAGAATTACAACGCCAATATCTGGGGGGCCGAATTGGAGGCGAGCTGGCGGCCGGTGCCCGCGTTCCGCATCAACGCCAATCTGGGATATCTCGGCACGCGGATCGGCAAGGGAATGCGTTCAATCGACGTCATGAACCGGACTCAGGATAATCCGGACTGGGTATTGGTGAAACCATGGCTTCAGCTGGCATCGAATTGCGTTGCACCAAAAGCCGTGGTCGAAAAGATCGTCACCAGCCCGTTCTATACCGACCAATCGGCCCTGGCCTATCTCACGCCGCTCTGCGGCGGATCCTATATCGGCGATTATCGACCCGGCAGCTTTTATTCGCAGATCTTCGGCGTCACCTATGATCCCCTGGTCGATGGCCCCAATGCCGGCAAGGGTTTCTATGCCGATCTGGGTGGGAACGAACTGCCCAACTCGCCGCACTGGACCTTCAATGTCGGCGCGCAATACACCATTCCGTTCGACAGCTGGGCGGTAACACTGCGCAGTGATTATTACCGTCAGTCGAGCAGTTGGGCACGCGCCTATAATAGCTCGATCGACCGGCTGAAGGCGTGGGACAACACCAATTTGTCACTGACGCTGGAACGGCCGGAATCAAACCTGGCGATCCAGTTCTACGTCAAGAACGTGTTCAACGACGCGCCGATCACCGACGCATTCATCAACAGCGATGACAGCGGCCTCACGACCAATGTCTTCACACTAGACCCGCGCATCATCGGCTTCAACGTGACGAAGAAATTCTGAACCGCAACCCGTCTGCTGCGCCCTGTGGCTCAGCACAGGGTGAATGTTTTGATGAATACCAGCCGTCTCCTCTCCGCGGCTGGCATTTGACCGGCCGTCGGCACATGCCGGCGGCCGGTTTTTTTTGCTGCACCGCCTTTGGTCACGGTCAGAGTCAGATGCTGAAGTTAGACCAACTCGCGTTGCCGCTGGCTCATCTTCCACTTGCCTCCCCGGCGAAGGCCGGGGCCAGTTGGCAAGCATTTGTTGGCCTGGCGCTTCGCCTTGTCACTTCGGCCTTCTCGACTGGCCCCGGCCTGCGCTGGAGAAGCAGTAAAGGTGGGTCAGCAGCAACACAGCTTGGTATTAGACCCCATAAAATATCTTCAGCGTCATCGGATCAAATTCTGGTTTTAGATATTAGATGGCAGACCATTTATCCAAGTAGATTCTTTGAGATTTTGCCCGTTGGTTCAAAGAACGTTATTCAATCTTCTTCATTCTATTTAAATAGAAACACCATTCAAGAATTATAAGTTCAAAATATGTGAAGTACAGAACCAAAGAACGCCAAGTAAATTGGCGGGAAATATGATGATCTTCGCCTCAATATAGCACCAAAACGGATACTTTTCTGCGAATTGCACCCCCCTGTTCGCGGAATATTGCGTCAAAGGCCATGGGAGGACACTCTTCCCTAAATCGCGGCTGCGCCGCATATAATGAGGATGACACCATGAACAGGATCCTGTTAACCTGCATTGGAACACTCGCCACGGTCGGCATGACGGGTACGGCTTTCGCTGCTCCGCGCGTTGGCCCTCCCAGCACGCCCTTCACCGCAGTGGGGCCGGCTCAGCTGACCAACCCCCCGCTGGTCTTGAATTGCACCTTTACCCTCAACGGTAACACCGGCCCGGCGCTGCCGACACCGCCGCTCCCGGCAGGTGCGGCCGGCGGTACGATTACCGGCGGCACCAACACCGGCCCAGGCCTCTGCCCGGCAGTCACCGTCGATGCCGCTACCTTCACCGTCACATCGGCGACCGCTACTGGCGGGACGGGTAACGTGAACGGCCTGGTGGTGAGACTGGCCGGTACCCCCGTCTGCACCGCTACGGGGCCGGTGTCCTTCACCTTCGCAAACAATGGCGCCGCGCCCTCGACGATCGGGTTCTCCGGCCCCATTCCCGGCACGACCTGCAGCGTTATCACCAACCTGACGATAACGAGCGCACCGGACATCAACGCATTCCCATAAGCCTTTCAGGGCTTGCGCCCTGA includes:
- a CDS encoding TonB-dependent receptor domain-containing protein, which codes for MKFRAARINRFLLGGIATACLLTLPDMAQAQSAPSFRIAPQSLDSALRDFGLQSGVTILADATITNGKKTGGYTGKSDAETALRSLLLGTGLRYTRNGNVFVITPVGNDGQSTATSDSANDDGGDIIVTAQKREESIQDVPIAVSAFSNKALDELKIEGGSELLRAVPNVTFSKTNFASYNFSIRGVGTKALSVSTDPAVAISFNNTPLLRNRLFEQEYFDVERVEVLRGPQGTLYGRNATGGVVNMITNKPKFDTFEGSLKAEVGNYDTRRMSGMINVPLGDTIAIRAAGALTQRDGFDYNSVTDKRVNGRDLWSTRVSAGWEPSSSFKANFIWEHFNEKDDRSRTGKQLCHTDPGPSMIGGRDISADLLTRGILSQSCKPGSLYDDGAFGVPKGFSLPYINAATAMLQFGYLPAPPGQFPDSTNPITMIDPTRDPYAGLTQSRNLREIATAYDPTFRARNDVYQLNLEVDVQSDLRFFSQTAYSKDFYYSTQDYNRFNSGPVFRSSSGLVDFFNNPLPTGGIAPGGVYNDPQLGPSRSILAVDMVKSRSSQWSQEFRLQSSFAGPVNFSVGANYLHFKIDEDYYVFSNLFSALAQGLFGNGNYGGVVLDCTNPPNQPGCVYVDPNPLNKINGQGHNYFRSRNLSKTRSLAAFGELYWQATDDLKLTAGLRYTDDRKTSTPIKTQLLLAPGFGGSGVIGIGFRNSPDIVQHWGRVTGRLVLDWQPKLAFTDETLVYTSYSRGYKGGGANPPSIDGDPTALSFAPLPETFKPESVNAFEIGMKNTLAGGKLTLNANAFFYNYRNYQVSQIVDRIALNENYNANIWGAELEASWRPVPAFRINANLGYLGTRIGKGMRSIDVMNRTQDNPDWVLVKPWLQLASNCVAPKAVVEKIVTSPFYTDQSALAYLTPLCGGSYIGDYRPGSFYSQIFGVTYDPLVDGPNAGKGFYADLGGNELPNSPHWTFNVGAQYTIPFDSWAVTLRSDYYRQSSSWARAYNSSIDRLKAWDNTNLSLTLERPESNLAIQFYVKNVFNDAPITDAFINSDDSGLTTNVFTLDPRIIGFNVTKKF